Proteins encoded within one genomic window of Natator depressus isolate rNatDep1 chromosome 1, rNatDep2.hap1, whole genome shotgun sequence:
- the C1H21orf140 gene encoding uncharacterized protein C21orf140 homolog produces MYHFVNPLLKHIIHRSSFDTAARKQCLKYLKALRTLQFNGLNTIFLGETDISESLITGEKILQEDSLNWPTWTLVHAASSQGWVPWRYRILLRNELPMKQHEDIFQEFCDSLNKFYGKCIIIVREKRQTKEPTAQEKITHLQVPSVIYMSSIECCPQIAKANGHELLSVPLPYNYLHPMDVAWSSLKWFIINNRKEFCLRSIERTYSYRCILFSDLVEKGLEKMTPSKWKVATNKVRRWENYYLDTFA; encoded by the coding sequence ATGTATCACTTTGTAAATCCTCTTTTAAAGCACATCATCCACAGGAGTTCCTTTGACACTGCTGCGAGGAAGCAGTGCCTGAAGTATTTAAAAGCACTGAGGACTCTGCAGTTTAATGGTCTCAACACCATCTTCTTAGGAGAAACTGATATTTCAGAATCTCTCATAACAGGGGAAAAGATACTGCAGGAAGACAGCCTGAATTGGCCAACATGGACACTCGTTCATGCTGCAAGCAGTCAAGGCTGGGTGCCTTGGAGATACAGAATATTGCTAAGAAATGAATTGCCCATGAAGCAGCATGAAGACATCTTTCAGGAATTCTGCGATTCTCTGAACAAGTTCTATGGGAAATGCATCATCATAGTGAGAGAGAAAAGGCAGACAAAAGAACCCACCGCTCAGGAGAAGATAACTCACCTGCAGGTCCCATCAGTCATTTACATGTCCAGCATTGAGTGCTGCCCTCAAATTGCTAAAGCCAATGGCCATGagcttctctctgtgcctctgcccTACAACTATCTCCACCCTATGGATGTAGCGTGGTCTTCTTTGAAGTGGTTTATTATCAACAACAGAAAGGAGTTTTGTCTGAGGTCCATTGAGAGAACTTACTCCTACAGGTGTATACTTTTCAGTGACTTGGTTGAGAAAGGACTAGAAAAGATGACTCCAAGCAAATGGAAGGTGGCGACTAACAAAGTGCGGAGGTGGGAGAATTACTACCTGGATACATTTGCTTGA